From Clarias gariepinus isolate MV-2021 ecotype Netherlands chromosome 2, CGAR_prim_01v2, whole genome shotgun sequence, one genomic window encodes:
- the LOC128543989 gene encoding protocadherin gamma-A11-like: protein MGIPCSLDTGKSFMVLCRRLVHVAFFCFFVALAHGQVRYSIPEEMNKGSVVGNIVQDLGLDVKRLKSGRARIFTEDSREYIGLNVDKGTLIVRERIDREELCAQVSPCSLHFQIILDNPMELHGIDVEILDINDHAPVFPKKETSIDIGELALPGARFSLDNAHDPDVDLNSLQTYTLSLNDHFALKEVNGNDGIKYVEMILKASLDREQQEKHSLILTAFDGGSPPKSGTVKISVSVMDVNDNAPVFSHPLYRASLSENSPKGTFVARVHASDKDKGTNGDVVYSFSSSSGKALDSFRIDANTGDITVNDDLDYEKMKQFQLTVEATDMGGLKDSCKVTIELIDVNDNAPVISVISFYNPVAEDSDPETVIAMLNVKDADSGKNGQVKCSITPPLPFKIKQSTTNFYTLVTDQVLDREITQGYNITIMVSDEGSPSFSSNKTLTLKISDVNDNAPVFQRHSYTAYVMENNSPGVSIFAVTATDRDSGNNARISYFLEDLSVNGVSASSYISVNAESGEILAIRSFDFEQTKEFNIRVKAQDGGNPPLSSNVSVRIIIQDQNDNAPQILYPVQTGGSVVAEMVPRSAEVGYLVTKVVAVDVDSGQNAWLSYKLQKATDRALFEVGAQNGEIRTVRQVTDKDAVKQKLTVIVEDNGQPSRSATVNINVAVADTFPEMLSEFTDFTHDKELNDNLTFYLVLALAVVSFLFIVSIIVILSVKCYRWRRERIFYKSGSNLPVIPYYPPLYADVGGTGTLQHMYNYETYRTIDSGKSDVKYARPPTESIISLDTSGTQSLTHAKKKQLANDLEDQVRCTA, encoded by the coding sequence CTGGCAGAGCACGGATCTTTACGGAGGACAGTCGTGAGTACATCGGTCTGAATGTGGATAAAGGCACTCTGATAGTGAGAGAGAGGATAGATAGAGAGGAGCTGTGCGCTCAAGTGTCTCCATGCTCTTTACATTTTCAGATTATTCTAGATAATCCGATGGAGTTGCATGGAATTGATGTCGAAATATTAGATATTAATGATCACGCTCCGGTTTTTCCAAAAAAGGAAACTAGTATCGATATAGGTGAGCTAGCTCTGCCTGGTGCTCGATTTTCTTTAGACAATGCCCATGACCCCGATGTGGATTTAAATTCACTGCAGACATACACACTTAGTCTAAATGATCATTTTGCATTAAAGGAAGTAAATGGAAATGATGGGATAAAATATGTCGAGATGATTTTAAAAGCATCTCTTGACAGAGAACAACAAGAAAAGCATAGTTTGATTTTAACAGCGTTTGATGGAGGCAGCCCTCCTAAGTCTGGGACGGTCaaaatctctgtatctgttatGGATGTAAACGACAATGCTCCAGTATTTAGTCACCCTCTGTATAGAGCATCTTTATCGGAAAATTCACCAAAAGGCACATTTGTTGCAAGGGTGCATGCATCCGATAAAGACAAAGGAACAAATGGTGACGTGGTCTATTCTTTTTCATCTAGTTCTGGAAAAGCACTAGATTCATTCAGAATTGATGCTAACACGGGGGATATCACTGTCAACGATGACCTAGATTACGAGAAAATGAAGCAATTTCAGTTAACTGTTGAAGCAACAGATATGGGTGGCTTAAAGGACTCATGCAAAGTGACGATTGAATTGATCGATGTTAATGACAATGCTCCCGTAATTAGCGTAATTTCTTTCTATAATCCAGTCGCGGAAGACTCCGATCCGGAGACAGTGATAGCAATGCTTAATGTGAAAGACGCAGATTCAGGTAAAAACGGACAAGTGAAATGTTCTATTACTCCACCTTtgccatttaaaataaaacaatcaacCACAAATTTTTACACCTTAGTAACGGATCAGGTTTTAGATAGAGAAATAACACAGGGATATAACATAACAATAATGGTTAGTGATGAAGGATCTCCATCTTTCTCTTCAAATAAAACACTAACGCTTAAAATATCTGATGTGAACGACAACGCCCCTGTTTTCCAGCGTCACTCATACACCGCTTATGTGATGGAGAATAATTCACCTGGAGTGTCTATATTTGCAGTGACAGCAACTGACAGAGACTCTGGGAATAATGCGcgcatttcttattttttagaaGATCTTTCTGTCAACGGAGTTTCTGCTTCGTCTTATATTTCCGTTAACGCAGAGAGCGGAGAGATTCTCGCTATTCGATCTTTTGATTTCGAGCAAACAAAAGAGTTCAATATTCGCGTAAAAGCGCAGGACGGAGGCAACCCGCCTCTCAGCAGCAACGTGAGTGTGAGAATTATTATTCAGGACCAGAATGACAACGCGCCTCAGATTCTGTATCCAGTACAAACTGGTGGCTCTGTGGTGGCTGAAATGGTTCCTCGTTCAGCAGAGGTGGGCTATCTAGTGACTAAAGTGGTGGCTGTGGATGTGGACTCTGGACAGAATGCCTGGCTCTCATATAAACTGCAGAAAGCGACAGACAGGGCGCTGTTTGAAGTGGGCGCACAGAATGGAGAAATAAGAACTGTGCGCCAAGTCACTGATAAAGATGCTGTGAAACAGAAACTCACTGTTATAGTGGAGGACAACGGACAGCCCTCTCGTTCAGCTACAGTCAATATTAACGTGGCTGTGGCGGACACTTTCCCTGAAATGCTCTCTGAGTTCACTGACTTTACGCATGACAAGGAATTAAATGACAACTTGACATTTTATCTCGTGCTGGCCTTGGCTGTAGTTTCGTTTCTCTTTATTGTCTCCATCATCGTTATACTGTCAGTGAAATGCTACAGATGGAGACGTGAGCGGATATTTTACAAATCTGGTTCCAATCTCCCAGTTATTCCGTATTATCCACCTCTTTACGCAGATGTAGGGGGAACAGGAACTTTACAGCATATGTACAATTATGAAACTTACAGAACCATTGACTCTGGAAAAAGTGATGTGAAATACGCCAGACCTCCTACTGAGAGCATCATTAGTCTGGACACCAGTGGAACACAGAGTCTTACGCATGCTAAGAAAAAACAACTGGCAAATGACCTTGAAGATCAGGTAAGATGTACGGCTTGA